In Apium graveolens cultivar Ventura chromosome 10, ASM990537v1, whole genome shotgun sequence, the following are encoded in one genomic region:
- the LOC141689208 gene encoding uncharacterized protein LOC141689208 isoform X3 gives MKNAILLTLNWIFSAPAGASLEEGESVKKGTELIKSYSDKHIDLLRPTGRYYSMFKGQSVHNVDRDKGRYTLVKYADENQRLYDKPLPCLGCGIGWFSFLLGFAFPLMWYYHYATILYFGYYHRDPRERAGLAASTIDAMACTVALFIVLVVIVLF, from the exons ATGAAAAATGCGATACTCTTGACTCTAAATTGGATCTTTAGTGCTCCTGCAGGAGCTTCACTTGAGGAGGGTGAGAGTGTAAAAAAGGGAACTGAACTGATAAAATCATATTCAGATAAACATATTGATCTTTTGAGGCCAACAGGTCGCTACTATTCAATGTTTAAAG GACAATCAGTACATAATGTAGACCGCGATAAGGGGAGGTATACACTTGTaaagtatgcagatgaaaatcAACGTCTCTATGACAAACCACTTCCTTGCCTTGGCTGTGGAATTGGATGGTTTTC TTTTCTCTTGGGGTTTGCATTCCCATTGATGTGGTATTATCATTATGCCACAATTTTGTATTTTGGTTACTACCATAGAGATCCTAGAGAACGGGCTGGTCTTGCTGCTTCTACAATTGAT GCAATGGCATGTACAGTTGCGCTGTTCATAGTATTGGTGGTAATTGTGCTGTTTTAG
- the LOC141689208 gene encoding uncharacterized protein LOC141689208 isoform X1: MKNAILLTLNWIFSAPAGASLEEGESVKKGTELIKSYSDKHIDLLRPTGRYYSMFKGQSVHNVDRDKGRYTLVKYADENQRLYDKPLPCLGCGIGWFSFLLGFAFPLMWYYHYATILYFGYYHRDPRERAGLAASTIDVSSTVVFALISQYLTIKFSGCVLSIYIGWFAGNGMYSCAVHSIGGNCAVLASVMKVYKDSFVHSSCVLPSYKPQI, encoded by the exons ATGAAAAATGCGATACTCTTGACTCTAAATTGGATCTTTAGTGCTCCTGCAGGAGCTTCACTTGAGGAGGGTGAGAGTGTAAAAAAGGGAACTGAACTGATAAAATCATATTCAGATAAACATATTGATCTTTTGAGGCCAACAGGTCGCTACTATTCAATGTTTAAAG GACAATCAGTACATAATGTAGACCGCGATAAGGGGAGGTATACACTTGTaaagtatgcagatgaaaatcAACGTCTCTATGACAAACCACTTCCTTGCCTTGGCTGTGGAATTGGATGGTTTTC TTTTCTCTTGGGGTTTGCATTCCCATTGATGTGGTATTATCATTATGCCACAATTTTGTATTTTGGTTACTACCATAGAGATCCTAGAGAACGGGCTGGTCTTGCTGCTTCTACAATTGATGTAAGCAGCACAGTAGTATTTGCTCTCATCTCTCAGTATCTCACCATAAAGTTCTCAGGTTGTGTTTTATCAATATATATCGGCTGGTTTGCAGGCAATGGCATGTACAGTTGCGCTGTTCATAGTATTGGTGGTAATTGTGCTGTTTTAGCATCAGTTATGAAAGTTTACAAGGACTCTTTTGTACACAGCTCATGTGTTCTCCCTTCATACAAGCCCCAAATTTAA
- the LOC141689208 gene encoding uncharacterized protein LOC141689208 isoform X2, protein MFKGQSVHNVDRDKGRYTLVKYADENQRLYDKPLPCLGCGIGWFSFLLGFAFPLMWYYHYATILYFGYYHRDPRERAGLAASTIDVSSTVVFALISQYLTIKFSGCVLSIYIGWFAGNGMYSCAVHSIGGNCAVLASVMKVYKDSFVHSSCVLPSYKPQI, encoded by the exons ATGTTTAAAG GACAATCAGTACATAATGTAGACCGCGATAAGGGGAGGTATACACTTGTaaagtatgcagatgaaaatcAACGTCTCTATGACAAACCACTTCCTTGCCTTGGCTGTGGAATTGGATGGTTTTC TTTTCTCTTGGGGTTTGCATTCCCATTGATGTGGTATTATCATTATGCCACAATTTTGTATTTTGGTTACTACCATAGAGATCCTAGAGAACGGGCTGGTCTTGCTGCTTCTACAATTGATGTAAGCAGCACAGTAGTATTTGCTCTCATCTCTCAGTATCTCACCATAAAGTTCTCAGGTTGTGTTTTATCAATATATATCGGCTGGTTTGCAGGCAATGGCATGTACAGTTGCGCTGTTCATAGTATTGGTGGTAATTGTGCTGTTTTAGCATCAGTTATGAAAGTTTACAAGGACTCTTTTGTACACAGCTCATGTGTTCTCCCTTCATACAAGCCCCAAATTTAA